In a single window of the Leisingera daeponensis DSM 23529 genome:
- a CDS encoding 8-oxoguanine deaminase encodes MAEILIQNADTVLTMDDARRVLHSADVLIRGGEIIAVGQGLQTSGETVSGRGCVVTPGLVNTHHHLYQNLTRAVPGAQDALLFGWLQRLYPLWARFTPDEMFVSAQLGLAELALSGCTLSADHLYLYPNGSRLEDTIHAAGSIGLRFHPTRGAMSIGESSGGLPPDSLVEDERAILDDMIRVVDAFHDPAEGSMCRVGLAPCSPFSVSRDLMRDTALLARDKGVMLHTHLAENDEDIAYSQAQFGCRPGQYAEELGWTGDDVWHAHCVKLDVQEIDLFARTRTGVAHCPCSNCRLGSGIAPVRAMRDAGVPVGLGVDGSASNDMASLSAEARQAMLLQRVANGADAMSAYEALEIATRGGADVLGRPDCGRLEPGKRADIAIWDTTGVASSGSWDAAALLLAGPTRVKHLFVEGRQIIRGGELTTIDLPRLLERHHGLAQKLMN; translated from the coding sequence ATGGCAGAAATCCTGATTCAAAATGCCGATACTGTCCTGACGATGGACGATGCGCGGCGCGTTTTGCACAGTGCAGATGTGCTGATCCGCGGCGGCGAGATCATCGCGGTGGGGCAGGGGCTTCAGACCAGCGGCGAGACTGTCTCCGGCCGCGGCTGCGTGGTGACGCCCGGTCTGGTCAACACCCACCACCATCTCTACCAGAACCTCACCCGCGCCGTGCCCGGTGCGCAGGACGCGCTCCTGTTCGGCTGGCTGCAGCGGCTTTATCCGCTCTGGGCGCGCTTCACCCCGGACGAGATGTTTGTGTCCGCCCAGCTGGGCCTGGCCGAACTGGCGCTGTCGGGCTGCACGCTGAGCGCAGACCACCTGTACCTCTATCCCAACGGCTCCCGGCTGGAGGACACCATCCACGCCGCCGGCAGTATCGGCCTGCGGTTCCACCCGACCCGCGGCGCCATGAGCATCGGCGAAAGCAGCGGCGGACTGCCGCCGGACAGCCTGGTCGAGGACGAGCGCGCCATCCTGGACGACATGATCCGGGTGGTGGATGCCTTCCACGACCCGGCTGAAGGCTCCATGTGCCGGGTTGGCCTGGCGCCTTGCTCGCCGTTTTCGGTCAGCCGCGACCTGATGCGCGACACCGCGCTGCTGGCCCGCGACAAGGGGGTGATGCTGCACACCCACTTGGCGGAGAACGACGAGGACATCGCCTATTCCCAGGCGCAATTCGGCTGCCGTCCCGGCCAATACGCCGAAGAACTGGGCTGGACCGGCGATGACGTCTGGCACGCGCACTGCGTCAAGCTTGACGTGCAAGAGATTGATCTCTTTGCCAGAACCCGAACCGGCGTTGCCCATTGCCCCTGTTCCAACTGCCGCCTCGGCAGCGGCATCGCGCCCGTGCGCGCGATGCGCGACGCCGGGGTGCCGGTGGGGCTGGGGGTCGACGGCTCCGCCAGCAACGACATGGCCAGTCTCAGCGCCGAGGCGCGGCAGGCCATGCTGCTGCAAAGGGTCGCCAATGGCGCGGACGCGATGAGCGCCTATGAAGCGCTGGAGATCGCTACCCGCGGCGGCGCCGATGTTCTGGGCCGCCCGGACTGCGGCCGGCTGGAACCGGGCAAACGCGCCGATATCGCTATCTGGGACACCACCGGCGTTGCCTCCAGCGGCAGCTGGGACGCCGCCGCCCTGCTGCTGGCCGGCCCAACCCGGGTCAAGCACCTGTTTGTCGAGGGCAGGCAGATCATCCGCGGCGGCGAGCTGACAACTATCGATTTGCCCCGGCTGCTGGAGCGTCATCACGGGCTGGCGCAGAAGCTGATGAATTGA
- the hisN gene encoding histidinol-phosphatase: MTQAAFSDLDVAHRMADAARAAILPHFRTTSLSTENKLAGGFDPVTVADRAAEQAMRAVLAELRPADGILGEEFGAEPGTSGRTWVLDPIDGTRGFISGTPTWGVLIALADENGPFLGVIDQPYTGERFCGGPEIAMMTGPLGERPLETRATAALEDAILFTTFPEVGTAEERAGFERVSARAKLTRYGTDCYAYALVAAGQVDLVIEAGLNAYDIQAPIALIQAAGGIVTDWQGNPAHQGGRALAAANSRIHAAALELLRQG; this comes from the coding sequence ATGACACAAGCCGCATTTTCCGATCTCGATGTTGCGCACAGGATGGCAGACGCGGCCCGCGCTGCCATCCTGCCGCATTTCCGCACCACCTCTCTCAGCACCGAAAACAAGCTGGCTGGCGGGTTTGATCCCGTCACCGTGGCCGACCGCGCCGCGGAGCAGGCGATGCGCGCCGTGCTGGCAGAGCTGCGCCCCGCGGACGGCATCCTGGGCGAGGAGTTCGGCGCTGAGCCCGGCACCTCCGGCCGCACTTGGGTGCTGGACCCGATCGACGGCACCCGCGGCTTCATCAGCGGCACGCCGACCTGGGGCGTTCTGATTGCGCTTGCGGATGAAAACGGCCCGTTCCTGGGCGTGATCGACCAGCCCTACACCGGTGAGCGCTTCTGCGGCGGGCCCGAGATCGCCATGATGACCGGCCCGCTGGGCGAGCGGCCGCTGGAAACCCGCGCCACCGCCGCGCTGGAGGACGCCATCCTGTTCACCACATTTCCGGAAGTCGGCACCGCCGAGGAGCGTGCCGGGTTCGAGCGGGTCTCTGCCCGCGCCAAGCTGACCCGCTACGGCACCGATTGCTATGCCTATGCGCTGGTGGCCGCGGGGCAGGTGGACCTGGTGATCGAAGCCGGCCTCAACGCCTATGACATCCAGGCGCCGATTGCGCTGATCCAGGCGGCGGGCGGCATCGTCACCGACTGGCAGGGCAACCCGGCCCATCAGGGCGGGCGGGCGCTGGCGGCGGCCAATTCCCGGATCCACGCCGCCGCGCTGGAGCTGCTGCGCCAGGGCTGA
- a CDS encoding helix-turn-helix domain-containing protein: MAHPVDVHVGKRIRHRRWLIGMTQQQLAEQVGIKFQQIQKYETGANRVSASRLWDISDALEVPVSFFFEGLQEEGKAPADKSAVPEDLMGDKEALDLVRSYYAIPENQRRRLFELARVLSDAA, from the coding sequence ATGGCTCATCCCGTTGACGTGCATGTGGGAAAGCGCATCCGCCACCGCCGGTGGCTGATCGGCATGACGCAGCAGCAGCTAGCCGAACAAGTCGGCATCAAATTTCAGCAGATTCAGAAGTATGAAACCGGTGCCAACCGGGTCAGCGCATCGCGGCTGTGGGATATTTCCGACGCCCTCGAAGTTCCGGTGAGCTTTTTCTTCGAAGGCTTGCAGGAAGAGGGCAAGGCCCCGGCCGACAAATCCGCTGTGCCGGAGGATCTGATGGGCGACAAGGAAGCGCTCGATCTGGTGCGGTCCTACTACGCGATTCCGGAAAACCAGCGCCGCCGCCTGTTCGAACTGGCGCGGGTGCTGAGCGACGCCGCCTGA
- a CDS encoding NADPH:quinone oxidoreductase family protein — protein MLAYQVSAFDRPAALTETGCPSPASGQAAVALRACGLNFADLLMMKGSYQDTPEPPFTLGLEAAGVVTALGEGTEGFAAGDRVAVFGGCGGLAEAGVFDAARLIRIPDAMSFEQAAAIQIAYGTSHMALDHCARLQPGETLLVTGAAGGVGLTAVEIGKLMGATVIAQARGQEKLDVAAAAGADHLIDAGEDLRSAVKALGGADVVYDAIGGDVWKAAFRSANPGARLLPVGFAGGEVPQIPANHLLVKNLTVIGFYLGGYMKFRPEAVRRSFETLFAWHGEGRIKPHISHVLPLERAGDGLELLRSRKSTGKVVITTGASG, from the coding sequence ATGCTGGCTTATCAAGTTTCCGCCTTTGACAGACCGGCGGCCCTGACGGAAACCGGATGCCCGTCTCCGGCGTCCGGACAAGCGGCTGTTGCGCTGCGGGCCTGCGGCCTGAATTTTGCCGACCTGCTGATGATGAAGGGCAGCTATCAGGACACGCCTGAACCGCCCTTCACCCTGGGGCTGGAGGCGGCCGGCGTGGTGACGGCGCTTGGGGAAGGCACCGAAGGATTTGCCGCCGGCGACCGGGTGGCGGTGTTCGGCGGCTGCGGGGGGCTGGCCGAGGCGGGCGTGTTTGACGCCGCGCGGCTGATCCGGATCCCCGATGCGATGAGTTTTGAGCAGGCCGCGGCGATACAGATCGCCTATGGCACCAGCCACATGGCGCTGGACCATTGCGCCCGGCTGCAGCCCGGCGAGACCTTGCTGGTGACAGGCGCTGCGGGCGGTGTCGGACTGACCGCGGTGGAGATCGGCAAGCTGATGGGCGCAACGGTGATCGCCCAGGCCCGCGGCCAAGAGAAACTCGACGTGGCGGCTGCCGCCGGAGCGGATCATCTGATCGACGCCGGAGAAGACCTGCGCAGCGCGGTCAAGGCGCTTGGCGGCGCGGATGTTGTTTACGATGCAATCGGCGGCGACGTGTGGAAGGCCGCATTCCGGTCCGCCAATCCCGGCGCGCGGCTGCTGCCGGTGGGCTTTGCCGGCGGCGAGGTGCCGCAGATCCCGGCCAATCACCTGCTGGTGAAGAACCTGACAGTGATCGGCTTTTACCTGGGCGGCTACATGAAGTTCCGCCCCGAGGCGGTGCGGCGCTCTTTTGAGACGCTGTTTGCCTGGCACGGCGAGGGCCGGATCAAACCGCACATCAGCCACGTGCTGCCGCTGGAGCGGGCCGGCGACGGGCTGGAACTGCTGCGCAGCCGCAAGTCCACCGGCAAGGTCGTGATCACCACGGGCGCCAGCGGCTGA
- a CDS encoding LysR family transcriptional regulator, with protein MVRNLDITTLRSFAAVADHGGVTRAAGFLHLTQSAVSMQLKRLEELLGVDLLDRSGRTIALTAEGEQLLGYARRMVALNDEVIGRLTDQAYEGEVLLGVPHDVVHPVIPTVLKQFSLSYPRVNVNLCTSNTRDLKTEFGRGAFDLILTTETGAGEGGETIHSMPLRWVGAPDGSVWRQRPLRLGFCRNCSFRPVATAALDKAGIEWEMALDSDSDRTVEATVSADLAVGVLLEGTQPGFQELIGKGCGLPDLPMQHINLYGAERVRAPYVAELAEFIRQGFQGLWSAPLRAAS; from the coding sequence ATGGTAAGGAATCTCGATATCACTACGCTCCGCTCATTTGCGGCGGTGGCGGACCATGGCGGCGTGACCCGGGCGGCGGGGTTTCTCCATCTCACCCAGTCGGCCGTCTCCATGCAGCTGAAGCGTCTGGAGGAGCTGTTGGGGGTGGATCTGCTGGATCGCTCCGGCCGCACCATCGCGCTCACGGCGGAGGGCGAGCAACTGCTGGGATATGCCCGCAGGATGGTCGCGCTGAATGACGAGGTGATCGGAAGGCTGACGGATCAGGCCTATGAGGGGGAGGTGCTGCTTGGGGTGCCGCATGACGTGGTGCACCCGGTGATCCCGACCGTTCTGAAGCAGTTCAGCCTCAGCTATCCGCGGGTGAATGTGAACCTCTGCACCTCCAACACCCGCGATCTCAAGACGGAGTTCGGGCGCGGCGCGTTTGACCTGATCCTGACCACCGAGACCGGAGCGGGCGAAGGCGGCGAAACGATCCACAGCATGCCGCTGCGCTGGGTCGGCGCGCCGGACGGCTCGGTCTGGCGGCAGCGCCCGCTGCGGCTCGGCTTCTGCCGGAACTGCAGTTTCCGCCCGGTGGCCACGGCGGCGCTGGATAAGGCGGGCATCGAATGGGAGATGGCGCTGGACAGCGATTCCGACCGCACGGTCGAGGCAACAGTCAGCGCCGATCTTGCCGTGGGCGTGCTGCTGGAGGGCACCCAGCCGGGCTTTCAGGAGCTGATCGGCAAGGGGTGCGGCCTGCCGGATCTGCCGATGCAGCACATCAACCTCTACGGGGCAGAGCGGGTGCGCGCGCCCTATGTCGCAGAGCTGGCCGAGTTCATCCGGCAGGGGTTTCAGGGGCTGTGGTCGGCACCGCTGCGGGCCGCGAGTTAA
- a CDS encoding DUF1127 domain-containing protein — MTHATASCPANCSPQNPHRSLLSRLRLLWTVRRQRNHLAALDERALRDIGLTREEADAEARRGFWSAPSHWLR; from the coding sequence ATGACCCATGCAACCGCCTCCTGCCCCGCCAACTGCAGCCCCCAAAATCCGCACCGCTCCCTGCTCAGCCGCCTGCGCCTGCTGTGGACTGTCCGGCGCCAGCGGAACCACCTTGCCGCGCTGGACGAGCGGGCGCTCAGGGACATCGGGCTGACCCGGGAAGAGGCGGATGCCGAGGCCCGCCGCGGGTTCTGGAGCGCGCCCTCGCATTGGCTGCGCTGA
- a CDS encoding Bax inhibitor-1/YccA family protein, producing MAQFDTIRSAAGARAAQIDEGLRAHMNKVYATMAAGTFITFLAAWAVAGLAVTTDPANGVAQLSADKYLTNIGYALYASPLKWVIMFAPLAFVFGIGAAANRMSAAGVQLLFYVFATVMGLSISSIFLVFTGESIVQVFLITSIAFAGLSLVGYTTKKDLSGMGAFLIMGLIGLIVASIVNIFLASSAMAFAISVIGVLIFAGLTAYDTQRIKNDYLQMAHAGDQEWLAKSAIMGALSLYLDFINMFMMLLNLLGNRE from the coding sequence ATGGCACAGTTTGACACCATCCGGTCTGCCGCCGGCGCCCGCGCCGCGCAGATTGATGAGGGCCTTCGCGCCCATATGAACAAAGTCTACGCCACCATGGCAGCAGGCACGTTCATCACTTTTCTGGCCGCCTGGGCAGTTGCCGGGTTGGCTGTGACCACCGATCCGGCGAACGGCGTGGCGCAGCTGAGCGCTGACAAGTATCTGACCAACATCGGCTATGCGCTTTACGCGTCGCCGCTGAAGTGGGTGATCATGTTCGCGCCGCTGGCCTTCGTGTTCGGCATCGGCGCCGCCGCGAACCGCATGTCCGCAGCGGGCGTGCAGCTGCTGTTCTACGTCTTCGCCACCGTAATGGGCCTGTCGATCAGCTCGATCTTCCTGGTCTTCACCGGTGAAAGCATCGTGCAGGTGTTCCTGATCACCTCCATCGCCTTTGCGGGCCTGTCGCTGGTGGGCTACACCACCAAGAAGGACCTCAGCGGCATGGGTGCCTTCCTGATCATGGGCCTGATCGGCTTGATCGTGGCATCGATCGTCAACATCTTCCTGGCATCCTCGGCAATGGCGTTCGCAATCTCGGTGATCGGCGTGCTGATCTTTGCAGGCCTGACCGCCTATGACACCCAGCGGATCAAGAACGACTACCTGCAGATGGCCCATGCGGGCGACCAGGAGTGGCTGGCGAAGTCCGCGATCATGGGCGCGCTGAGCCTGTATCTGGACTTCATCAACATGTTCATGATGCTGCTCAACCTGCTTGGCAACCGCGAATAA
- a CDS encoding GNAT family N-acetyltransferase, translating to MKIIEVPAADAERLVPLLQDLHALHVAYQPERHIPAPGSDGLAGWLQDWLREETVFALAAESPQGTLLGYLIYELQERPALPLRPAETRAMLHHISVTGAWRRMGVGKALVEAMKVRALDAGATVIAATYAPFNTGSAALMKGMGMEPVLTMAEWRA from the coding sequence ATGAAAATCATTGAGGTTCCCGCCGCAGACGCAGAGCGCCTGGTGCCGCTGCTGCAGGATCTGCACGCGCTGCACGTGGCCTATCAGCCGGAGCGCCACATTCCGGCGCCCGGCAGTGACGGCCTGGCCGGATGGCTGCAGGACTGGCTGAGGGAAGAGACCGTCTTTGCCTTGGCGGCGGAAAGCCCGCAGGGCACCCTGCTGGGGTATCTGATCTATGAGCTGCAGGAACGCCCTGCCCTGCCGCTTCGTCCGGCCGAGACACGCGCCATGCTGCATCATATCTCGGTCACCGGCGCCTGGCGGCGGATGGGTGTCGGCAAGGCGCTGGTGGAAGCGATGAAGGTCCGCGCGCTGGACGCCGGGGCCACGGTGATCGCGGCCACCTATGCGCCCTTCAACACGGGCTCAGCCGCGCTGATGAAGGGAATGGGAATGGAGCCGGTGCTGACCATGGCGGAATGGCGCGCCTGA
- the rpmG gene encoding 50S ribosomal protein L33, producing MAKPTTIKIRLNSSAGTGHFYVTKKNARTMTEKMVVRKYDPVVRKHVEYKEGKIK from the coding sequence ATGGCGAAGCCGACCACCATCAAGATCCGCCTGAACTCGAGCGCGGGCACCGGCCACTTCTATGTCACCAAGAAGAACGCACGCACCATGACCGAAAAAATGGTTGTGCGGAAGTACGACCCGGTTGTGCGCAAGCACGTCGAGTACAAGGAAGGCAAAATCAAGTAA
- a CDS encoding N-acetylmuramoyl-L-alanine amidase: MTADLRGADQPGALWHPSPNFGPRRDGLKPSLIVLHYTAMQGAQAALERLCDPAAEVSAHYLIGADGTLWQMVAEEHRAWHAGTGAWHGQADINSRSIGIELDNLGTHPFSAPQMAALEELMRGVMQRWDIPAPGVIGHSCMAPGRKFDPGPRFDWNRLARQGLAAGPGRGQVPRDPSFEQFRSAAAAAGFTAEAEDEALLAAVRLRFRPGAHGPLSPADFAALGADALNA, encoded by the coding sequence ATGACGGCGGACCTGCGCGGGGCTGATCAGCCGGGCGCCCTCTGGCATCCCAGCCCGAACTTCGGGCCGCGCAGGGACGGACTGAAGCCGTCCCTGATCGTTCTGCACTACACCGCCATGCAGGGCGCGCAGGCCGCGCTTGAGCGGCTCTGCGATCCGGCGGCGGAGGTTTCCGCCCATTATCTGATCGGCGCAGACGGCACCCTGTGGCAGATGGTGGCGGAAGAGCACCGCGCCTGGCACGCCGGCACCGGCGCGTGGCACGGGCAGGCGGATATCAACTCCCGCTCCATCGGCATAGAGCTCGACAACCTCGGCACGCACCCGTTCAGCGCGCCGCAGATGGCCGCGCTGGAGGAGCTGATGCGCGGCGTGATGCAGCGCTGGGACATCCCGGCGCCGGGGGTGATCGGGCATTCCTGCATGGCGCCGGGGCGCAAGTTCGACCCGGGCCCGCGGTTTGACTGGAACCGCCTGGCGCGGCAGGGGCTGGCAGCGGGGCCCGGCCGGGGCCAGGTTCCGCGCGACCCGTCCTTTGAGCAGTTCCGCAGCGCTGCCGCGGCAGCCGGATTCACAGCGGAAGCGGAGGACGAAGCGCTTCTGGCCGCCGTCCGCCTGCGGTTCCGGCCCGGGGCGCATGGCCCCTTGTCGCCCGCCGATTTCGCCGCTCTCGGCGCGGACGCGTTAAACGCCTGA
- a CDS encoding excalibur calcium-binding domain-containing protein — protein MRAFASYAAVGSLLVMAACSPQVPDSAAGIDGDPFAPPPAAGTTIIGEPLVPPARVSSEPVQPAAAPRSPGSAAAAGTFSTASTAASGADIARETAAALAASSTASGVEPLQASPLNPAPEIAGSGGISDENDFEAVAARQSIESDAARLERQRAQYQQVQPVAVPERTEDTGPNIVRYALGTSNPKGVRVYSRTGINLQARNQRNCAEFASPDEAQVAFLATGGPERDRKALDPDGDGYACGWDPAPYRLAVQN, from the coding sequence ATGCGCGCATTCGCATCTTACGCCGCCGTAGGCAGCCTTCTGGTGATGGCTGCCTGTTCGCCCCAGGTCCCCGACAGTGCCGCTGGCATTGACGGCGATCCCTTCGCGCCGCCGCCCGCAGCGGGCACCACCATCATCGGCGAACCGCTGGTGCCGCCGGCGCGGGTATCGTCGGAACCGGTCCAGCCCGCGGCAGCCCCGCGCAGCCCCGGCTCGGCGGCTGCGGCGGGCACGTTCAGCACCGCCAGCACCGCCGCCAGCGGCGCGGACATCGCCCGCGAGACCGCTGCAGCGCTGGCCGCCTCCAGCACAGCCTCCGGCGTTGAGCCGCTGCAGGCAAGCCCGTTGAACCCGGCACCGGAGATCGCAGGCAGCGGCGGGATTTCGGATGAGAACGACTTTGAGGCGGTCGCTGCCCGCCAGTCGATCGAAAGCGACGCGGCCCGGCTGGAGCGTCAGCGGGCGCAGTACCAGCAAGTGCAGCCGGTTGCGGTGCCCGAGCGCACAGAGGACACCGGCCCCAACATCGTGCGGTATGCCCTCGGCACCAGCAATCCCAAGGGCGTGCGCGTCTACAGCCGCACCGGCATCAACCTGCAGGCCCGCAACCAGCGCAACTGCGCTGAGTTTGCCTCTCCCGACGAGGCTCAGGTCGCCTTTCTCGCCACCGGCGGGCCGGAGCGCGACCGCAAGGCGCTGGACCCGGATGGCGACGGCTATGCCTGCGGCTGGGACCCGGCCCCTTACCGGCTGGCTGTCCAGAACTGA
- the gatA gene encoding Asp-tRNA(Asn)/Glu-tRNA(Gln) amidotransferase subunit GatA, with protein sequence MSDLNKLGLAEARDALRKGDTTSVELTEACLKAIDAADALNAFVHKTPEIAMERAKAADERIKAGEAPSMCGLPIGIKDLFCTKGVPSQAASKILEGFKPEYESTVSQKLADAGSVMLGKLNMDEFAMGSSNETSVYGNAVSPWRRGNDDAQLTPGGSSGGSASAVAADLCLAATGTDTGGSIRQPAAFTGTVGIKPTYGRCSRWGIVAFASSLDQAGPMTKSVRDAAIMLEAMCGHDPKDSTSAELAVPDFEAMLTGDIRGKKIGIPKEYRMDGMPGEIEKLWSDGAEMLKAAGAEIVDISLPHTKYALPAYYVIAPAEASSNLARYDGVRYGRRAKLEAGDGITEMYEKTRAEGFGHEVQRRVMVGTYVLSAGFYDAYYNRARKVRTLIKKDFEDVFAAGVDAILTPATPSAAFGLGEMTETDPVQMYLNDVFTVTVNLAGLPGVAVPAGLDKQGLPLGLQLIGKPWEEGDLLNTAYALENAAGFVAKPQQWW encoded by the coding sequence ATGAGCGATCTGAACAAACTGGGCCTGGCAGAGGCCCGCGACGCGCTGCGCAAGGGCGACACCACTTCCGTTGAGCTGACCGAGGCCTGCCTCAAGGCAATCGACGCGGCGGACGCGCTCAATGCGTTCGTGCACAAGACCCCCGAGATTGCGATGGAACGCGCCAAGGCGGCAGATGAGCGCATCAAGGCGGGCGAGGCGCCCTCCATGTGCGGCCTGCCGATCGGCATCAAGGATCTGTTCTGCACCAAGGGCGTGCCCTCGCAGGCCGCGTCCAAAATCCTCGAAGGCTTCAAGCCGGAGTATGAATCCACCGTCAGCCAGAAGCTGGCAGACGCCGGCTCCGTCATGCTGGGCAAGCTGAACATGGACGAGTTCGCCATGGGCTCCTCCAACGAAACTTCCGTCTACGGCAATGCCGTCAGCCCCTGGCGCCGCGGCAATGACGACGCCCAGCTCACCCCGGGCGGCTCCTCCGGCGGTTCGGCCTCTGCCGTGGCAGCAGACCTCTGCCTCGCGGCCACCGGCACCGATACCGGCGGCTCGATCCGCCAGCCCGCCGCCTTCACCGGCACCGTCGGCATCAAGCCGACCTACGGCCGCTGCTCGCGCTGGGGCATCGTCGCCTTTGCCTCCTCGCTGGATCAGGCCGGCCCGATGACAAAATCGGTGCGCGATGCAGCCATCATGCTGGAAGCGATGTGCGGCCACGACCCGAAGGATTCGACCTCTGCTGAGCTGGCGGTGCCGGATTTCGAGGCGATGCTGACCGGCGACATCCGCGGCAAGAAGATCGGTATCCCCAAGGAATACCGCATGGACGGCATGCCGGGCGAGATCGAGAAGCTGTGGTCTGATGGCGCCGAAATGCTGAAAGCGGCAGGGGCGGAGATCGTCGACATCTCGCTGCCCCATACCAAATACGCGCTGCCTGCCTACTATGTGATCGCGCCGGCTGAGGCTTCCTCGAATCTCGCCCGTTATGATGGCGTCCGCTATGGCCGCCGCGCCAAGCTGGAGGCCGGCGACGGCATCACCGAGATGTACGAGAAGACCCGCGCCGAAGGTTTCGGCCATGAGGTGCAGCGCCGGGTGATGGTCGGCACTTATGTGCTGTCGGCAGGCTTCTACGACGCTTACTACAACCGCGCCCGCAAGGTCCGCACCCTGATCAAGAAGGACTTCGAGGACGTCTTTGCCGCCGGTGTCGACGCCATCCTGACCCCGGCCACCCCGTCGGCGGCCTTTGGCCTGGGCGAGATGACCGAGACGGATCCGGTGCAGATGTACCTGAACGACGTCTTTACCGTCACCGTGAACCTGGCGGGCCTGCCGGGCGTTGCGGTGCCGGCAGGGCTCGATAAGCAGGGCCTGCCGCTGGGTCTGCAGCTGATTGGCAAGCCCTGGGAAGAGGGCGATCTGCTGAACACTGCCTATGCGCTGGAGAATGCGGCCGGCTTTGTAGCCAAGCCGCAGCAATGGTGGTAA
- the gatC gene encoding Asp-tRNA(Asn)/Glu-tRNA(Gln) amidotransferase subunit GatC, whose protein sequence is MSIDQSTAAKVAKLARIKVEDAALPALADEFNNILGFIEQLNEVDVEGVEPMTSVTPQRLKRRKDEVTDGNQQDKILANAPDAREGFFAVPKVVE, encoded by the coding sequence ATGTCGATTGACCAAAGCACTGCCGCCAAGGTGGCCAAACTGGCCCGGATCAAGGTTGAGGACGCAGCACTTCCGGCGCTGGCAGACGAGTTCAACAATATCCTGGGCTTCATCGAGCAGCTGAACGAGGTGGATGTCGAGGGCGTCGAGCCGATGACCTCCGTCACCCCGCAGCGCCTCAAGCGCCGCAAGGACGAAGTCACCGACGGCAACCAGCAGGACAAGATCCTGGCCAATGCGCCGGACGCCCGCGAAGGCTTTTTCGCAGTGCCCAAAGTCGTGGAGTGA
- a CDS encoding metal-dependent hydrolase: MKIIWLGHGSFRIETGGLVLLVDPWLTGNPVLPEDQHDAAVSGATHILLTHVHFDHVVDVLPLAKRLKVPVIGQYDLMGLWGETEGVETTGFNKGGTVDLSGVKVAMVPASHSSTFSTEDGLRTGGSEVGYMLMAEGKTVYLSGDTAIMADMEWMGDYYKPDVGILSAGGHFTMDMKQAAYAAKRYFNFKTVIPCHYKSFPILEQDANDLIEGLPGVEVIEPEVMTAIEV; the protein is encoded by the coding sequence ATGAAGATCATTTGGCTGGGCCATGGCTCATTCCGCATCGAAACCGGCGGCCTGGTGCTGCTGGTGGACCCCTGGCTGACCGGCAATCCGGTGCTGCCCGAGGACCAGCACGACGCGGCCGTATCAGGCGCCACCCATATCCTGCTGACCCATGTGCATTTCGACCATGTGGTGGACGTGCTGCCACTGGCCAAACGGCTGAAGGTGCCGGTGATCGGGCAATACGATCTGATGGGGCTGTGGGGCGAGACCGAAGGGGTTGAGACCACGGGCTTCAACAAGGGCGGAACGGTGGATCTGAGCGGGGTGAAGGTGGCGATGGTGCCGGCCTCGCACAGTTCCACCTTCAGCACCGAGGACGGTCTGCGCACCGGCGGCTCTGAAGTGGGCTATATGCTGATGGCGGAGGGCAAAACCGTCTATCTGTCCGGCGACACCGCGATCATGGCGGACATGGAGTGGATGGGGGATTACTACAAGCCGGACGTGGGCATCCTGTCGGCGGGCGGCCATTTCACCATGGACATGAAACAGGCAGCCTATGCGGCCAAGCGCTACTTCAACTTCAAAACGGTGATTCCCTGCCACTACAAGAGCTTCCCGATCCTGGAGCAGGACGCCAACGACCTGATCGAGGGGCTGCCGGGGGTGGAGGTGATCGAGCCGGAAGTGATGACGGCAATCGAGGTCTGA